A stretch of the Sulfolobus acidocaldarius SUSAZ genome encodes the following:
- a CDS encoding aldehyde dehydrogenase: MKSYQELADKWIRGSGEEYLDINPADKEHVLAKIRLFTKDDLKESLNRALSKFEEWSRTPSPKRGQILLKAGELMEQEAKDLALLMTLEEGKTLKDSMAEVIRSYNLLKFYGALAFKIGGKTLPSADPDSRIYTLKEPLGVVALITPWNFPLSIPVWKLAPALATGNTVVLKPATKTPLLVAKLVEILSRAGLPDGVVNLVVGKGGELGDMIISDESISAVSFTGSTEVGKRIYRLVGDKNRMTRIQLELGGKNALYVDRSANLELASELAVRGAFGLTGQSCTATSRLIVHKEVYNHFKQKLLERVRKWKVGKGTDEVDMGPVVDEGQFKKDLEYVEIGKREGYKLIYGGNVIPGNGYFLEPTIFDGVTPESRLFKEEIFGPVLTVTEAENLDEAISLVNSVEYGHTAGIVSMDIKAINRFVREVEAGVIKVNKPTVGLELQAPFGGFKNSGATTWKEMGEEALEFYLREKTVYEGW, encoded by the coding sequence ATAAAATCATATCAAGAACTAGCAGATAAGTGGATAAGAGGTAGTGGAGAGGAGTACTTGGACATAAATCCTGCCGACAAGGAACACGTGTTGGCTAAAATAAGACTATTTACAAAAGACGACTTAAAGGAGTCCCTGAACAGGGCTCTGAGTAAGTTCGAGGAGTGGTCAAGGACCCCATCCCCAAAGAGAGGTCAAATACTCCTTAAGGCAGGAGAGTTAATGGAACAGGAGGCAAAAGACCTAGCACTACTTATGACACTTGAGGAGGGGAAGACACTGAAGGACAGCATGGCAGAAGTGATTAGGAGTTACAACCTCCTGAAGTTCTACGGTGCCCTAGCCTTTAAAATAGGCGGAAAGACACTGCCCTCAGCTGACCCTGATTCAAGGATCTACACCTTGAAGGAGCCCTTGGGCGTAGTTGCCCTCATCACACCATGGAACTTCCCCCTTTCAATACCGGTGTGGAAACTAGCCCCAGCGCTAGCCACAGGCAATACAGTGGTCCTAAAGCCTGCCACCAAGACCCCTCTGTTAGTAGCTAAGTTGGTTGAAATACTCTCCAGGGCTGGACTACCTGATGGAGTTGTCAACCTAGTTGTAGGCAAAGGAGGGGAATTAGGTGATATGATAATATCTGATGAGAGCATATCAGCTGTGTCATTTACAGGCTCTACCGAAGTGGGAAAGAGGATCTACAGGTTAGTGGGTGATAAGAACAGGATGACGAGGATCCAGTTGGAGTTGGGGGGAAAGAATGCCCTTTATGTGGACAGGAGTGCTAACCTGGAGTTAGCATCAGAGTTAGCTGTAAGGGGAGCATTTGGATTGACCGGCCAATCCTGTACAGCCACTAGTAGACTTATAGTTCATAAGGAAGTATATAACCACTTCAAGCAAAAGCTCTTAGAGAGGGTAAGGAAATGGAAGGTAGGTAAGGGTACTGATGAAGTTGACATGGGACCTGTAGTTGACGAGGGTCAGTTCAAGAAGGATTTGGAGTATGTGGAAATCGGAAAAAGAGAAGGATATAAGCTGATCTATGGAGGAAACGTGATTCCAGGTAATGGCTACTTCTTAGAGCCCACAATATTTGACGGAGTTACACCTGAATCGAGATTATTCAAGGAAGAGATCTTTGGACCTGTCTTAACTGTAACTGAGGCTGAGAACTTGGACGAGGCAATTTCCCTCGTCAATAGCGTGGAGTATGGTCACACTGCAGGTATAGTCTCAATGGACATAAAAGCCATAAACAGGTTTGTGAGAGAAGTTGAGGCTGGAGTGATAAAGGTGAATAAGCCAACTGTTGGTCTAGAGCTACAGGCACCATTTGGTGGGTTTAAGAACTCGGGGGCAACAACCTGGAAGGAGATGGGTGAGGAGGCTCTAGAGTTTTACTTGAGGGAAAAAACTGTATATGAGGGATGGTAG
- a CDS encoding fumarylacetoacetate hydrolase has protein sequence MRIFRVVKKGSHNVHYAIVGNDVVKLDEDPVKALIRYSESKEILGDKVVGFNLEELLTKFKSGDTRITKPFDPIEVWGSGISYEMARERYSEEDVARITGKTIYEKVYDAVRPEIFFKATGNRCVGHGEAIVVRSDSEWTLPEPELAVVIDSRGKILGYTILDDVSARDLEADNPLYLPQSKIYYGCCAFGPFIVTPDEVGNPYSLDIRLKIMREGKVLFEGSVNTNKMRRKIEEQIQYLLRDNPVPDGTILTTGTAIIPGKDKGLRHGDVVEISITKLGTLLTPVVKGTKW, from the coding sequence ATGAGAATATTTAGAGTAGTAAAGAAGGGCTCACATAACGTACATTACGCTATAGTAGGAAACGATGTAGTAAAGTTAGATGAAGACCCAGTTAAAGCGTTAATTAGGTATTCTGAAAGTAAAGAGATTTTAGGCGACAAGGTAGTAGGGTTCAACCTTGAGGAACTGCTCACAAAGTTTAAGAGTGGGGACACTAGGATAACTAAGCCCTTTGACCCCATAGAGGTGTGGGGGTCAGGTATAAGCTATGAGATGGCTAGGGAGAGGTATTCAGAGGAGGATGTGGCTAGAATAACGGGGAAGACAATTTATGAGAAAGTGTATGACGCAGTGAGACCGGAGATATTCTTCAAGGCTACAGGAAACAGGTGTGTGGGACATGGGGAGGCGATAGTGGTGAGGAGTGACTCAGAGTGGACTCTGCCTGAACCTGAGCTGGCTGTTGTGATCGATTCTAGGGGGAAAATCCTGGGTTACACTATATTAGACGACGTGTCAGCTAGGGACTTGGAGGCTGACAACCCACTCTACTTACCTCAATCAAAGATATACTATGGTTGCTGTGCCTTTGGTCCGTTTATTGTAACACCAGATGAGGTGGGTAACCCCTACAGCCTTGACATAAGGCTAAAGATAATGAGGGAGGGTAAAGTGCTCTTCGAGGGTAGTGTGAACACGAACAAGATGAGGAGGAAGATCGAGGAGCAGATTCAGTACTTGTTGAGGGATAACCCAGTCCCTGACGGGACTATACTGACCACTGGTACTGCAATAATTCCTGGAAAAGACAAGGGGTTGAGACACGGAGACGTGGTGGAGATAAGCATTACCAAGTTGGGCACTCTGTTGACTCCTGTTGTGAAAGGTACAAAATGGTAA
- a CDS encoding peptidase, producing the protein MVMETEEGYKNIFGLKIYYRLYKVNSQKKLITLHGGPGGSHDYLEPLSELSNYGVNVLFYDQFGCGRSEEPKDSSKYTVDYGVEELEELRKQVFNDKVVVLGHSYGGLLALAYAIKYQENLRGLIVSSGLSSVPYTVEEMQRLINDLPEKYKSAIRKYDELKDYKNPEYLEAVNYFYRRHLLRLDQMPEAVKRTFEYLERRKTYEIMNGPNEFTIIGTIKDVDLTEKLRRITVPTLITVGKYDEVTPNVAELIHRGIKGSRLVVFENSSHMAMWEEREKYLKTILEFIDRVYQGGYEKGVEEE; encoded by the coding sequence ATGGTTATGGAGACCGAAGAAGGTTATAAAAACATTTTTGGACTAAAGATCTACTATAGGCTCTACAAGGTAAACAGTCAGAAGAAGTTGATAACTCTTCACGGTGGACCTGGCGGTTCCCACGATTATCTAGAACCATTATCTGAACTGTCAAACTACGGAGTGAATGTCCTGTTCTATGACCAGTTTGGGTGTGGTAGATCCGAGGAGCCTAAGGACTCGAGTAAGTACACAGTTGACTACGGTGTAGAGGAACTAGAGGAACTGAGGAAGCAGGTGTTCAACGACAAGGTAGTTGTCCTAGGACACTCCTATGGAGGGTTGTTAGCTCTGGCTTATGCAATCAAATACCAGGAGAATCTCAGGGGGCTAATAGTCAGTAGCGGTCTCTCCAGTGTACCATATACTGTTGAGGAGATGCAGAGGTTAATAAATGACTTACCAGAGAAGTATAAGTCAGCAATAAGGAAATATGATGAGCTTAAGGACTATAAGAATCCAGAGTACTTGGAGGCAGTAAACTACTTTTACAGGAGACACCTTTTGAGGTTAGACCAGATGCCTGAGGCTGTGAAGAGGACATTTGAATACCTGGAGAGGAGGAAGACCTACGAGATTATGAACGGTCCAAATGAGTTCACCATCATAGGGACAATAAAGGACGTTGACCTGACAGAGAAGTTGAGGAGGATCACTGTACCGACTCTTATAACAGTAGGTAAGTATGATGAGGTGACACCAAATGTCGCAGAGCTTATACACAGGGGGATTAAAGGTTCTAGACTAGTGGTCTTCGAGAACAGCTCACACATGGCAATGTGGGAGGAGAGGGAGAAGTACTTGAAGACAATTCTGGAGTTCATAGACAGAGTCTATCAAGGAGGTTATGAGAAGGGTGTAGAGGAGGAGTAG
- a CDS encoding permease, whose amino-acid sequence MLVNGSSLLFLFGILMIVVGVMMWRRKEGSDEPENAEMKKAKSSCKIRYERILPTGFAVGLLSGLFGIGGGFLIVPGLIFSVGLCILRAVGTSLIAVGTFGVVSAIRYTMAGEISLLISVLYLIGGVAGGYLGTKMAVSIPKDTLRKIFVIIIIIVAIYLMYKNFEGLFRIV is encoded by the coding sequence TTGTTAGTTAATGGTTCCTCATTACTATTCTTATTTGGTATACTTATGATAGTGGTGGGAGTAATGATGTGGAGAAGAAAGGAAGGATCAGATGAACCTGAGAATGCGGAAATGAAGAAAGCGAAATCTTCTTGCAAAATAAGATATGAGAGAATTTTGCCTACTGGTTTTGCCGTTGGATTATTATCAGGATTATTTGGAATAGGTGGAGGCTTTCTAATAGTTCCAGGTTTAATATTTAGTGTAGGATTATGCATACTAAGGGCAGTAGGAACGTCATTAATTGCTGTAGGAACATTTGGAGTAGTAAGTGCAATAAGATACACTATGGCTGGAGAAATAAGTCTCTTAATCTCTGTTTTATACTTAATTGGAGGAGTGGCTGGAGGATATTTAGGTACAAAAATGGCAGTATCCATTCCTAAAGACACGCTTAGAAAGATATTCGTAATAATAATAATAATTGTAGCGATTTACCTTATGTATAAGAATTTTGAAGGATTATTCAGAATAGTATGA